The following DNA comes from Acidobacteriota bacterium.
GGGATGCGCGGCGAAGCCTTCACCGCACTCTACCAGGCCGATACGATGCGGGGGACGCTCGACGCCGTCGTTCCGGCGATGGTCGGCACACCCGAGCAGGCAGCCGCCGCGTGGACGTGCGGCCACGATGCCACGCCCATCGCCGTGGGCGGCGACGGGTGGCCTGGCGCCGGGGCGCCGTTCGTCGCACGATTCGGAACGCGCCTCCGGCCACAGTCGATCCCGCTGCTTGCCGCGCCGCTCGCCGCCCTGGCATGTGCGCGCGCCGGCGAGGCGGTCGTGCCTGCCGCCGTACGGCCCGCGTACGTCAGACGGCCTGATGCCGTCATTGCACGCGAGCAGGCGGGCCTGTCCGTGGCCGGCGACATCTGATGGCATTCGACGTCGTGATCCGCGAGGCAGGGCCCGAGGAGAGCCGTGCGCTGGCCGACATCGACGCGGTCAGCTTCGACGTGCCCTGGTCGCTCGACGCGCTCCGCGCACTGCTGGACGATGCCCTCACCCGTGTGTGGATCGCGCGATCAGGAGCGCGCGTGGTGGGGGGCGCCATCGTCCGCGTCGTGGCGGGGGAGGCCGAGGTGTTGCGCCTCGCCGTGCATCCTGACGCGCGCCGACGGGGCACCGGGCGCGCGCTGGTCGGCGCCGTCCTGTCAGCGATCGCTGACGCATGTCCGGCAGGCGTCCACCTCGAGGTGCGGGCGTCGAACGTGGCGGCGCGGCGGTTGTACGCGCGCCACGGCTTTGTCGACAACGGCCGCCGGCGCGACTACTACCAGGCCCCGCGCGAGGACGCGATTCTGATGCGCTGGCGACCCGTCGGACACGCATCGGGCGGCATCTGAACCCGCACGAGACGCGCACATCGCAGGCCTTGAAATGCGCGTTGCGACCCGCCAGCGAGGGTGGTAGAGTGCGCCTTAGAACCCGGGGGAGACCCTGATCTGGTTCCCCCGCAAGCAAGGAGGCAGCGATGCCCGATGCGCAGGATGTCAAGGAGCAACTCCTCAGGACCGACGCGGAGTACCGCGAGCTCTACCAACTGCACCACGAGCTCGACGAGCAGATTCGGTCGATGTCCACCAACCCCCATCCATCCGAGCATGAACAGCTGGAAGAAGCCCAGTTGAAGAAGCGCAAGCTTCAGTTGAAGGACCGGATGGAGGACATCGTCCGGCGATATTCCTCACCTCCGCCGCCCGGTCCGACCTCGACGTTCGCTCACGCCTGAAATCGAGTGTTTTCACCGGTGCCCGCCGCGTTGCGACGGGCACCGCGTCGTGGAGGTCGAGAACACCGGTCATACTGTCCTGGTATGAAGCTCGATCGCGCCGGATATCCGTTCATCGCCGGGGCCCTCGCGCCGGCGGCCTATTTCCTCCTGCGGAAGAAGCCGGCACTCGGCGTCCCGCTACTCGGCCTGGCCGGCTTCCTGGCCTACTTCTTCCGGGATCCCGAGCGGTATCCCCCCCAGCATCCCGATCTCGTGTTGTCGCCGGCCGACGGACGCGTGATGGTGGCCGGACCGGGCGAACCAGGCGTCGCCCCGCCGGGCGAGTGGCAGCAGATCAGCATCTTCCTCTCGCCCGTGGACGTCCACATCAACAGGACGCCGTACGGCGGCGAGATCACCCGCATCGCCTACACACCGGGCAAGTTCCTCGCAGCCTACGACGATCGCGCCGCGGCGGAGAACGAGCGCAACGAGGTGTGGGTCCGCTCCGGCGACCGCACCGTGGTCTTCCGTCAGGTCGTTGGCGTCCTCGCGCGGCGCGTGGTGTGCCGCGTCCAGGTGGGCGATCGACTGGAAGCGGGTGAGCGATTCGGCCTCATGAAGTTCGGCTCCCGCATGGACGTCTTCGTCCCGCTCGCGTGCCGGCTCCAGGTCCGCCCGGGCGACGTGGTACGCGGCGGCGAGAGCGTGATCGCGCGCTGGCCCGAGGCCTGAGGATAGAATCGGACCCCATGATCAACGTCCTGCGTCGCGGTGAGGCCGATCAGCGCCGTCTCCGCAGGGGCATGTACCTGCTGCCGAGCCTCTTCACGCTCGCCAACATGTTCTGCGGGTACGCCTGCGTGATCTTCGCGATGCGGGGCGAGTTCGCCACGGCCGCGCCGTTCATCGGGGTGGCGGTGGTGCTCGACCTGCTGGATGGCCGCATCGCGCGCATGACGGGATCGACCAGCGACTTCGGCAGGGAGTTCGATTCCCTCGCCGACGTCATCTCGTTCGGCGTCGCGCCCGCCGTGCTGGGGTACGCGTGGGGACTGTTCACGCTGGGCCGGCTCGGCTGGGTGGCGGGGTTCCTGTTCGTGTCGGCCGCCGCCATTCGTCTCGCGCGGTTCAACATCCAGACCACGACCAACCCGGACAAGCGCTACTTCGTCGGCATGCCCAGCCCCGCGGCAGCCGGCGTCCCTGCGGCCACCGTGTACCTGCTGCCCCAGGGCCTTCCGGCAGGCTGGACGACGTTCCTCGCGCTGCCACTGCTGCTCGTGCCGGCCGCGCTGATGGTCAGCACGATCAAGTACCGGAGTTTCAAGACCTTCAACCTCGGCCAGCGACGCCCGGCCAGCGCCCTGATGCTGTTTGCGCTGTTCCTCGCGGCCGTGGTGTCGTACCCGCAGTGGTCGCTGGTGCTGATCTCGTACACGTATCTCGTGTCCGGGCTCATCGGTCTCGCCTGGTCGCGCATCCGCCCCAGGAACGCCGACGACGCGGTGCCCTCGACCGATCCGGAGCCGGTCGCCAGTGGCGGCCCTCACGAGGTCTGACCCGGCGTCCTCCGCCTAGCCTGCCAACGGCGGGTCGACGGGCGCCACGGGCACATCGAGCGACACGGTCGTCCCGACGCCCTTCGCACTCCGCACGTCGATACCCCCGCCCATCAGCTCGACGTTCCGCCGCGCGATCGACAACCCGAGCCCCGTTCCCGCCGCCTTGGTCGAGAAGTACGGCTCGAACAGGCGCGCCAGCGCCTCGTCATCCATGCCCACGCCGGTATCGGTGAGCGCCAGCCGCACGAATCCCTCGTCCTGACGCATCGCATGCAGCGTGACGACGCCGCCGGCGGGCATGGCGTGCAGGGCGTTCTCGATGATGTTGATGAGCGCACGTCCGAGGAGCGCCCTGTCGATGAGCACGTCGGGAACGCCAGGGTCGATCTCGGCCTGGACACGTACGTTCGACGGCAAGCCGATGCGATACCCCGCCAGCACCTCGTCGACGAGCGCCTGCACCGGCACGCTCGCGAGGCGCGCTGTCGGCGATGAGGCGAAGCTGGCGAACTCCGACGAGATCTGCCGCAGCATCCGCACCTGGAGCAGGATGGTGTCCACGCACTGCTCGAGCACGGGCGAGAGCGGCGACTCCCGGTCCGCGTGGACGCGTCGCAGATGCTCGGCTGACAGCTGGATCGGCGTCAGCGGATTCTTGATGTCGTGCGCGACCTGTCGTGCCATCTCGGCCCACGCTTCGAGCCTGTGCGTGCGCTGCAACTGCACCCGCTGGCGCGACAGATCGGCGGCCATGCTGTTGAACGCCTCAACGAGCCCCTGCAACTCGTCGGCAGTCTTCGCCACGATGTGCTGATCGAGATCGCCGGCGGCGATGCGCCGGCTCGCGCGCGTCAGCCGCTGGACGGGATCGCCGATGCGTCCGGAGATGGAGTACCCCAGGGCCGCGCCGAGCAGGATGAACACCACGGCGCCGAGGTTCACGCTCCGATCGAGCTCGGCGATTTCGCGCTCGATCTCCCGCTGACGCAGCGTCATCGGAACCGTGAGAATCGCCTCGCGGTTGGCCACGCGAATCGGCGTGGCGGCGAGCTGATACTGCAGCGGTCCGATCTGATCCTCGCCCACGAACGTGGGCAGCCGTTCCAGTGCGATCGCGCGATAGACGGTGTCCGGCGTCCGCTCCGGCAGCAGTCCCTGCGCGAACAGGTCGCGCTGGCTCGTCGCAAGTAGCGCCGGCCCGTCGAAGATGTTGACGTCCTGGCCGATCACGCGACTGATCCACACCATCACGTCGTCGCTCAACGCCGTGGCCGATACGGGGCCCAGTTGCTGCAGCGCGATGGCTTCCTCGATCACGCGTCGCGCGACGGCGGCCGTGCGCGTGGCCTCTGCTTCGACGTCGGCTCGCAGTCGCGATGCCACGAAGGTCCGCACCACGAACGCCAGCGTGAGGACCGGGATGACCGACGTCGCCACGAAGGCGAGGAACAGCTTGCGCGTGAAGCTCGCGCGGATCTCGCGGACCAGCAGCGTGGCCGGCTGCGGACCGCGTCGATTGACGCGGTTGAGGATCGCGTGGACGGCGAGCACGAGCAGCAGCGCGAGCGCCGCGAGCGTGGCCACTTCCGCCACGTGGATCAGATGCTCGACCAGCGTGACGCGGGGCACGCTGACCACGTAGATGGCGAGACGATCGTTGGAGACGTACAGGTCGTACACGCGGGCGCCGCGCGTCTGCGTGTCCCAGAACGACTCACGCGACTGGTACGCACGCTCGAACACGCGGTCGGGCAGCGCCCACACGCGCTCGCTCGAGCTGAAGATCGGTGTACGGCCCCACCCATAGACGACCAGCTCGGTGTCCCGCGGCGACTGGCGGGCGGTCCGAAGTTCGTCGCTGCCGACGCCGCGGAACAGGTCGTAGTACGGCCCCTGCGTCGTGAGGAAGGGCAGTGAGCTGTAGTCCAGCATCACGTGCAGGATGATCCCGCCGCGCACGTACTGCCGTCCGTCCGTCCCCTTCTCGCAGATCGCGCGTTCGGCGTGGAGCATGCTGCGCTCCTCGGACCCGAACAGCGACGCTTCGGCGAAGACGTCCCACGCGCAGACGCCGCTGCGCCACTCACGCAGCGTTGCCTGGTATTCGGGGAAGTTGAAGCCGAAGCGGCTGACCTGCGGTCCGTCCTGCGCGTACAACTCCACGGCCGACGTGAGCCGCGCCGCGGCGAGGTCGGTCTGGCGCCACAGATCGAAGGCCGTATCGGTGGGGATACGTCCCACTTCGCGAGGAACCGCGGCGATGCGTTCACCGAGGCTCTGGATGGCATCGATCTGGCGGAGCGCCGCGTTCAGCCGGCGTTGCAGTTCCTGCGGGTGCGAGACGACCTGTGGCGCGTACTGCGTGGCAATCAGTTGGCGCCGCGCGTGATCCACCGTGTGCAGCAGCAGCGGGTAGAGCAGCAGCGACGGCACGAGGATCGCGGCGTAGACCGCGAGCAGGCGTCGGCCCTGCGTGCCGCGGCGGAACCAGGCCAGGCCGCGGTTGGTGAACAGCGCAGCCACCCCGACACTGACGACCAGCGCCACGAGCGCAAATGCGGGGACGTCGATGCCGCGTGCGGCGGCGACTGTCGTGCCGACGAGGAGTGGGGCCGTCCAGAGCGCGAGCGGCCACACGAGGCGCAGCCACAGGCCGAGACGTGCGAGCCGCCACCGCCGGAGTGCCGCTCGAAGGACGAGCACGCCAGCCCAGAACACGGCGACGGCCAGGGCCACGAGACCGAGCACGACGAGCAGTCGGTTCAGTCCGACGGCCGGCCACAGGGCCAGCATGCGGATGTCCAGTTCGGCGTGGCTCACGATGGCCTGCACGAGATACGCGAGCCCACCCGACAGGACCGAGACGATGAGGCCGCCACCGAGTTGCGCGAAGGCGAATCGCACGCGGACGCCCACGGCCCCCGCCGGCTCGCGTCGCGTCAGCCGCCACGCGAGCCGCGTGCGGCGAAGCGGATCGGCCGAGAGCATGACGCCGGCAAGGAGGACGAATGCCGTGGCGAACAGGTCGAACGGCGACCGATAGCGCCACGCCAGCAGGTCGAACGTCCCCGTCGCGGCGTCGGCCGGCTCGAGCAGCGGCGTCGTCCCCATCCAGAGGAGCACGCGCGCGACGACGAGCACGAGATACGCGAGCGCCGTGAACGTCCGGTAGTCCTGCCGCGGCAGATAGCGGCGCTCCCAGGCCAGCACGCCCGCGAGCAGCAACAGCGTGATGGCCAGGCAGATCTCGGCAAGGCCGAACAACCGGCGCCACCACGTCTCGCGGAGCGTCCGCAGTTCGGCGTGCGGAATCACGACGTCTGCCAGCGGCGCTCCACCCGGCGCGTGCAGGGTGATCGTCGCCGCGTCGGGCGAGGCGGCGACACCGCCGATGAGTCGCGGCGTGAGCGTCACCGAGAGCAGCGCGCTGTCGACACGGGCTTCGAGCGCGTCCTGCGTGTCGACGGGCGATCCCGCCGAGAGCAGTTGCTCGGCGGCGAGCGAGCCAATCATGCGCGTCGCGCCGTCGGTGGTGACGTGCACGGGCTCCACGTACACCAGTCGCAATCCGAGCGCCCCGGGGGCCAGCACGAGAACGGCCCCCCTGTCGTGCCGGGTATCGGGCACTGCCTGCGGACGACCGGCCCACGCGACGGCCAGACCGTTGGGGGCGGCGACGGTGATCGCCACGTCGGGACCGCTCTGCCGCGCCACGACGTCGACGGCGTTGAACAGGGCGCGCTGATCGCGGGGCGACGTGTCGAGCGCGGGGACGAGTGTGGGCTGTGCGCGTAACGCCTCCACCGTGTGTGCCAGCGTCTCGGCCCGCTCGGCGAACCGCGTCTGCACGTCGCGTTCGATGCGCGCGGCGGTCCCCTCGACATCGGATCCCAGACGCCAGAGCACGTACGTGGCGCCCAGCAGCCACAGGCACACCGTGCTGCCGAGGCCGACGGCAAGCACGCGCCAGGTCAGGCTGCGAGAACGGGAGTCGGCGCGTGACGATGACATGCGGCGTCGGGCGATCTTACTCGCGGTTCAGACGGCCCCGTGGTTCAGACGGGCTCGTCGCCGCCTCGGCTGTCGTTCGTCCCGTTCGCTATAGTGGTGGGCGCGGCCGATGCCGCGACCGATGCGCATCCCTGCCCTCAAGATCCCGATCAAGCGCGGCGCCCTGCTGGCCGCCGCCAACTGGCCGATCGTCGTGCTCCAGTTCATCGCGGAGTCGACGTTCAAGATGCTGCTGGCCGTGCCCATCGTCGGCGGGACGTTCCTCGTGGCGCTGGCGCTGAATCAGGACGTGAACGACGTCCTCGGAGACTCCCTGGACCTGCGATCGAGCGCGACGAGCGTGGCCGCCTCGCTCCTCGAGCATCCCGTCGCGCTGGTGAGTTTTCTCCTCGCGCTGGGCATCGTCGTGGCGGGGGGCGCGGCGCTGATGTTCATCCTGAAGGGCGGTACGCTGGCCGTGCTGGTCGACGCGCAGCGGCACGCGGGCCCCATCGAACGATATCCGATTCGTCTCTCGTTCCTGCGGCGTGCCGCACGGACGGAAATCGACGTCTTCTTCGATGGTACGCGACGACTCCGCCAGCGATTCCTGCGGCTTGGCGCGTTCCTGCTCGCCACGTATGTCGTATCTGGCCTCACGTATCTGTTGGTCATCGTCGCCGGCTATCGCGCACTCGGCGAGGACGGCTTCCTCGTGGGCTGGACCGTGATCGCCGCGGTGTGCAGCGCACTGCTCGTGGTCTGGCTGGCACTCGTCAACGCGTCGTATCTGGTGCTGCAGGTGATCATCGCGGCTCGCAACGTCTCGGTGCGCGCAGCAGTCCGGGAAGCGCTGCGGATGCTGCGCGACGATGGGCTGCGCGTGGTCGGCGTGTTCCTCGTCACTGCGGGCCTGGTGGGAATCGCGACGCTCGCGTCGATCGTGACGACGGCGGGCCTGGGCCTCATCTCGTTCGTCCCGTTCGTCGGACTCACCGTCCTCCCGCTGCAACTGGCGGCGTGGCTGCTGCGAGGGCTCGTCTTCCAGTACCTCGGCCTCACGTCAGCAGGTGCCTACCTGTTTCTGTACGAGGCGCCACCGCAAGTCGACGCGTCTGTCGTCCACGGCAGCGACGTGCCTGCCTGAGCGTCAGGGCTGCGGCGGGGTGATGGCGATACGCTCGCCCGGCAGGTCGGAGAGTGGCCTGGCCGGCAGGCCGAAGACGTGCTCCAGCGCCACGAGTCGCCCGTCGGCCACGGCGGCCACGAGGAAGTCGCCTGGCAGCGTGGCGCGGTGCACCACGACGGGCACGCCCTCGATTACTTCGAGCCGGTTCTCCGTCAGCGCGAAATCGCCCACCGCCTTGCCCGTGTCGAGGGCGTACCCCCGGAGATCGACGGCGATGCCTGCCGCGACCAGGGTGTTGCCCACACGGATGGGACCGGAACGCGGGCGCCAGGGCAGTGGCTGCCGCCAGCGCTGCGCGCCGTGACCGCGATCGAGCGCGCGCACCACTGTATCGAGCGACGTGAAGTACACGCGCTCGTCGTCGGCGATCGCGTCACCAATCGGATCGGCGCCGGCGCGCCACCGCCACCGCACGCGCCCCTTCGCATCGTCCAGGCAGTAGAAGTGATTGTCCGACGATCCGACATAGACCCGATTGCCGAGTGGCGCGATCGACAGGACGCTCCCGCCGAGGGCGCGCGTCCAGATCGCCGCACCGGTCTCGATGGCGAGCGCCCGGACCATGCCGTCCGGGCCGGGGAGGTAGAGACGATCGCCATTGATCGCGGGCGGCGCCACGACGGCCGCGCCGAACGTCTGGCGCCACACCTCGCTGCCATCGATGCCGCGCAGGGCCACGACGTCTCCGCTCTGCAGCGCCGCGATCACCCACCCGCCCCATGCCACGAGAGGAGTCGAGACAGGAGCCGCCAGCGGCGTACGCCACACCTCGGTACCTGTGGTGACGTCGAGCGCGTGGATCGCATCAGCGGCAACGACATGCACGCGCGATTCATCGACGGCGGGACGCACGTCGGTCGTCAGGTCCGCACGCCAACGAACGCCACCCGTCGCTGCGTCGACGGCGAGGAGCCCGCTTCCCGTCAGCGGCACGAATACGCGAACGTCATCGGTCGCGATACCGGCGGAGGGTGCGGCTTCGAGCTCGGTGCTCCACCGCACGCGCAGCGGGAAGAAGGGCACGCCCCCCGTGGTGCCCTTCGCCCTGGAGGCCTTCGGTGCCGGCGGTGCCGGACGCTGGGCCGGCGCAGCGCCTGGCGGCGGCCCCTGGGGCTGCGCGGCCGACACGCACGGAGCGGCCATCCACACCAGCAGTGTGAACGCCAAGGAGCTGCGGTGGCTACTCGAACGACCGCGACATGTGGTGGTCGACAGACCTGACACGTGGCTATAATACCGGCTTCACGAACAGGGCGAGGCGACCCTGTCCCCACGCATGGCCCATCAGACGCTCCTGATCCTCGACTTCGGATCGCAGGTGACGCAGCTCATCGCGCGCCGCGTGCGTGAGGCACACGTCTACTCCGAGATCCACCCCTACGACGTGCCCGCCGAGACCATCAGGCAACTGGCGCCGATCGGCATCATCCTGTCGGGCAGTCACGGCAGCGCCTACGAGGATCACGACCTGCGCGCGCCCGACATCGTGTGGGAACTCGGCGTGCCCGTGCTCGGCATCTGCTACGGCATGCAGACGATGGCGGCGCAGCTCGGCGGCGCGGTGACGTGGAGCGACCACCGCGAGTTCGGCTACGCGGAGGTGCGGGCGCACGGCCACACCAGGCTGCTCGACGGCCTCGAAGACTTCCGCACGCCCGACGAGCACGGGATGCTGAAGGTGTGGATGAGCCATGGCGATGCCGTCGCCACGCTGCCGCCGGGCTTTTCCCTGATGGCGTCCACGCCGAGCTGTCCCATCGCGGGCATGGCTGACGAGGCACGCGGCTACTACGCGGTGCAGTTCCATCCCGAAGTCACGCACACCGTCCAGGGACAAGCCATCCTCACGCGATTCGTGCGCGACATCTGCGGTGCGCGAGGCGACTGGCGGATGGGTGACTACGTCACCGAAGCCGTCGCACGCATCCGCGGGCAGGTGGGTGGCGACGAGGTGGTACTCGGCCTCTCGGGTGGTGTGGATTCAAGCGTGGCGGCGGCCCTGATCCATCGCGCGATCGGCGATCAACTCACGTGCGTGTTCGTCGACCACGGGCTGCTGCGTCTGAACGAAGCGCAGCTCGTGATGGACATGTTCGCGGGACGCCTGCACGCCCGCGTGCGCCACGTCGACGCGCGCGAGCAGTTCCTCTCGCAGTTGACCGGCGTCACCGATCCGGAAGCCAAGCGCAAGATCATCGGTCGCGAATTCGTCGAGGTCTTCCAGCGCGAAGCGGGCGCGCTCACCAACGCGAAGTGGCTCGCGCAGGGCACCATCTATCCCGACGTCGTCGAGTCGGGCGGTGCCAAGACGAAGAAGGCCAAGACGATCAAGAGCCATCACAACGTCGGCGGCCTGCCGGAGACGTTGGGACTGAAGCTGCTCGAACCGCTGCGAGAGCTGTTCAAGGACGAAGTGCGGGAGCTCGGTCTGGTGCTCGGCCTGCCACCCGACATGGTCTATCGCCATCCGTTCCCGGGGCCTGGCCTCGGCGTGCGCATCCTCGGCGAGGTGCAGGCGGAGTACGCCGATCTGTTGCGGCGCGCCGACGACATCTTCATCCAGGAACTGCGCACCACGATCGACGAGGCCACGGGGCGCACGTGGTACGACCTCACGAGCCAGGCATTCGCGGTCTTCCTGCCCGTGCGCAGCGTGGGCGTGATGGGCGACGGCCGCACCTACGAGTTCGTGGTCGCCCTGCGTGCCGTGCAGACGAGCGACTTCATGACCGCCGACTGGGCGCCGCTGCCTGTCGCCCTCCTCAAGCGCGCGTCGGGCCGCATCATCAACGAGGTGCGCGGCATCAACCGCGTCGTCTACGACGTGAGCAGCAAGCCCCCCAGCACGATCGAGTGGGAGTGACGTCTGCCATGCGCGACTTCGTTCACCTCCACCTGCACACCGAATACTCGCTCCTCGACGGCGCCTGCCGCGTCGACGAGTTGATGAAGGAAGCCGCGCGGCTCGGCATGCCGTCGCTGGCCGTCACCGAGCACGGCAACATGTTCTCGTCGATCGTGTTCCACGACACGGCGAAGAAGCACGGCATCAAGCCGATCCTCGGCTGCGAGGTGTACGTCGCCCCGGGCGATCGACGCGAGAAGAGCGGCGGTCCCGGCGAGACGCAGAACCACCTGGTGCTGCTGGCCGAGACCAACGAGGGCTACCACAACCTGATCAAGCTCGTTTCGTCAGGTTATACCGAAGGCTTCTACTACAAGCCGCGCATCGACAAGGAGCTGCTCCAGCAACACAGCGCGGGGCTCATCGGGTTGAGCAGCTGCCTCAAGGGCGAAGTCGCCGAAGGCATCTACAAGGACCGGATCGACAAGGCGCGCACGGCGGCAGGGCAGTACGGCGAGATTCTCGGGAAGGGCAACTTCTTCCTCGAGATGCAGTACCAGGGCCTGCGCGAGCAGAAGATCGTCAACGACAGCCTCCCGTCGCTGGCGCGCGAGCTCGACCTGCCGATGGTCATCACCAACGATGTCCACTACCTGCGGCACGGCGATCACAAGCCGCACGACATCCTGCTCTGCATCGGTACGGGCAAGAGCGTCAGCGACGCGCACCGCCTGAAGTACGGGTCCGACGAGTTCTTCCTGAAGACGCCCGAGCAGATGTGGGAGCGATTCGGCGAGTATCCCGACGCGCTCACCAACACCGCGCGCATCGCCGAGCGCTGCCACGTCAGTCTCGACTCGAAGACGTACCACCTGCCCAGCTTCGACGTGCCCGCAGGCGAGACCCTCGACGCGCACTTCGAGCGCATGACGCGCGAGGGCTTCACGGCCCGCCTGCCGCGCCTGCGCGAGCTGATGGCGCGCGGCGCGCTCCATCACACGCTCGAGGAGTACGCGTCGCGGCTCGACTACGAGATCGCGATGATCCGGAAGATGGGGTACACCGGGTACTTCCTCATCGTCTGGGATTTCATCAGGTACGCGCGCGAGCAGGGGATTCCGGTCGGACCCGGCCGCGGATCGGCCGCCGGCAGCGTGGTGGCGTGGTGCCTCCGGATCACCGATGTCGACCCCATCGAGTTCGACCTCATCTTCGAGCGCTTCCTCAATCCCGAGCGCGTGTCGATGCCCGATATCGACATCGACTTCTGCGAGCGCCGCCGCGGCGAGGTGATCGAGTACGTCACGCGCAAGTACGGCCGCGAGAACGTCGCACAGATCATCACGTTCGGGACCATGAAGGCCAAGGCCGTCGTGCGCGACGTGGGTCGCGTGCTCGACATGACCTACGCCGAGGTCGACAAGGTCGCCAAGCTGATTCCTCCGGCGCTCGACATGACGCTCGAGAAGGCGCTGACCGAGAACCCGGCGCTCAAGCAACTGCGCGACAGCGATCCCAGGGTGCGCGAGATGCTGGAGATCGGACAGCGGCTCGAAGGCATGACGCGTCACGCATCGGTGCATGCCGCCGGCGTCGTGATTGCGCCAAGCGCCATCACCGACTACGCGCCGCTCTACAAGAGCGCGCGCGACGAAATCGTCACGCAGTGGGCGATGAAGGAAATCGAGAGGATGGGCCTCCTCAAGATGGACTTCCTCGGTCTCAGCACGCTCACGCTGATCGACGATGCCCTGAAGGAGATCGCGCGGACGACAGGGGAGACGCTCGACATCGATGCCATCCCGATGGACGATGCCAGGACGTTCCAGTTGTTCGCCGACGGCCAGACGGCGGGCGTGTTCCAGTTCGAGTCGTCGGGCATGCGCGACGTGCTGCGCAAGGCGCGGCCGTCGCGCTTCGACGACCTCATCGCGCTCAACGCACTCTATCGTCCCGGCCCGCTCGGCGCCGGCGTCGTCGAGAGCTTCATCAACCGCCGCCACGGACGCGAAGACATCACGTACATGGTCCCGCAGATGGAACCCATCCTGCGCGACACGTACGGCGTCATCGCGTACCAGGAACAGGTCATGCGCGTGGCGCGCGACGTCGGCGGCTTCACGATGGGCGAAGCCGACGTGCTCCGCAAGGCCATGGGCAAGAAGGATCCTGCCGTCATGGCCGCGCAGCGCGGCAGGTTCGTGCAGGGCGCGATCGGCAATGGTCTCAAGGAGAAGCTCGCGGGCGAGATCTTCGATCTGCTCGCGTACTTCGCCGGATACGGCTTCAACAAGTCGCACTCCACCACGTACGCGCTGCTCGCGTACCAGACGGGTTACCTCAAGGCCAACTACCCGCGATACTTCATGGCGGCGCTGCTGACCATCGAAGCCCAGAACACCGACAAGCTCTCGTTCTACCTCGGTGAGTGCCGCGACATCGGCGTGCCCGTGCTGCCGCCAGACGTCAACCTGAGCCAGCTGCCGTTCACCGTCGAACCGGAGGGCGTCCGCTTCGGACTGACGGCCGTCAAGAACGTGGGCGAAGGGGCGATTCACTCGATCCTCGCCGTGCGCACGGCGCACGACAACCGTATCGATTCCCTGCGCACGCTGTGCGAGCACGCCGACCTGCGCCTGGTCAACAAGCGCGTGCTGGAAAGCCTGGCCAAGGCGGGCGCGCTCGACTCTCTGGCCCCGCCCGACGAACCGCTCGCCTCCCGTCGTGCCCGGTTGTGTGCCGCGATCGACCGCGCGCTCGAACACGGCAACCGGATCCAGAAGGATCGAGACCGCGGCCAGACGCAGCTCTTCGACGCGATGTTCGGCGGCGGTGACCAGGAGGCCGGCGGGCAGGCGGATTTCGCGCTGCCGGACGCGGAACCGTGGCCATCGGCCCACGTGCTCGCATTCGAGAAGGAGGCGCTCGGTCTCTATCTGAGCGGCCATCCGCTCGCGGCGCATCAGGAGGATCTCGGCAAGGCCGGCGCCCGCCCCATCGCCCAGTGCACCGAGGCGATGGCGGATGTGCTCGTCGGTGGCATCATCGG
Coding sequences within:
- the tsaB gene encoding tRNA (adenosine(37)-N6)-threonylcarbamoyltransferase complex dimerization subunit type 1 TsaB, translated to MLVLALDSSTRGGSVALALDGLVLDVRAGEATIRHAARLPGDLIDLLAAHGRTPKDVDLLAAAIGPGGFTGLRVGLATMQGLAMALDRRVFMASTLDLIAQAVHDAAPDARWVGALMHGMRGEAFTALYQADTMRGTLDAVVPAMVGTPEQAAAAWTCGHDATPIAVGGDGWPGAGAPFVARFGTRLRPQSIPLLAAPLAALACARAGEAVVPAAVRPAYVRRPDAVIAREQAGLSVAGDI
- the rimI gene encoding ribosomal protein S18-alanine N-acetyltransferase, producing the protein MAFDVVIREAGPEESRALADIDAVSFDVPWSLDALRALLDDALTRVWIARSGARVVGGAIVRVVAGEAEVLRLAVHPDARRRGTGRALVGAVLSAIADACPAGVHLEVRASNVAARRLYARHGFVDNGRRRDYYQAPREDAILMRWRPVGHASGGI
- a CDS encoding YdcH family protein — encoded protein: MPDAQDVKEQLLRTDAEYRELYQLHHELDEQIRSMSTNPHPSEHEQLEEAQLKKRKLQLKDRMEDIVRRYSSPPPPGPTSTFAHA
- a CDS encoding phosphatidylserine decarboxylase family protein → MKLDRAGYPFIAGALAPAAYFLLRKKPALGVPLLGLAGFLAYFFRDPERYPPQHPDLVLSPADGRVMVAGPGEPGVAPPGEWQQISIFLSPVDVHINRTPYGGEITRIAYTPGKFLAAYDDRAAAENERNEVWVRSGDRTVVFRQVVGVLARRVVCRVQVGDRLEAGERFGLMKFGSRMDVFVPLACRLQVRPGDVVRGGESVIARWPEA
- the pssA gene encoding CDP-diacylglycerol--serine O-phosphatidyltransferase gives rise to the protein MINVLRRGEADQRRLRRGMYLLPSLFTLANMFCGYACVIFAMRGEFATAAPFIGVAVVLDLLDGRIARMTGSTSDFGREFDSLADVISFGVAPAVLGYAWGLFTLGRLGWVAGFLFVSAAAIRLARFNIQTTTNPDKRYFVGMPSPAAAGVPAATVYLLPQGLPAGWTTFLALPLLLVPAALMVSTIKYRSFKTFNLGQRRPASALMLFALFLAAVVSYPQWSLVLISYTYLVSGLIGLAWSRIRPRNADDAVPSTDPEPVASGGPHEV